In a single window of the Desulfovibrio mangrovi genome:
- the coaE gene encoding dephospho-CoA kinase (Dephospho-CoA kinase (CoaE) performs the final step in coenzyme A biosynthesis.) — MTNYIDDPDNGNTVTLTVSRDAHGTRLDQYLSENLTEHAISRERVKKAIKEGKVFVNSGRCTKPNTKVCTGMQIEMHIDFDTSSLVPEDAPINVLYRDKHLVVLNKQAGLTVHPCPSCPSGTLVHRMLHHFPELASMEGFRPGIVHRLDKDTSGIIVVALTEAVRLALSQAFAQRSMHKEYLALTVGVPERESGTVDTPIGRHPTIKVKMAPVKLEQGGRKAHSDYHVLHADNAGNYALVAVRIHTGRTHQIRVHMSHIGHPLWGDSTYGGGVPDDSPLAVLAARQMLHAWKLEFTHPVSGEAMRFVCPPPDDFMQLATALSSHTQRVVLTGMPGCGKSALLRLLEERGLPVWTADGIVHTLYAKDGDGWHFLRGRYGDRFAPADGPVDRRALFEAMCESASIRKEVEGCVHPIVRHDLLDFWKRHADAPAAAAEIPLFLETGWHGDADLLVGVNCPRDIRAARLAEHRNWSEETLAVMESWQWAEKDKMGACDIVVDNSGTPEALAANADKLLDSLARRRDDRRKALQERLTALFQE, encoded by the coding sequence ATGACTAATTATATTGACGATCCTGACAACGGCAACACCGTCACCCTTACAGTTTCCCGCGATGCGCACGGCACACGCCTTGACCAATACCTCTCGGAAAACCTGACCGAGCACGCCATAAGCCGCGAGCGAGTCAAGAAAGCCATCAAGGAAGGCAAGGTCTTCGTCAATTCCGGACGCTGCACCAAACCCAACACCAAGGTCTGCACGGGCATGCAGATCGAGATGCATATCGATTTCGACACCTCTTCGCTGGTTCCGGAAGATGCACCCATCAACGTGCTCTACAGGGACAAGCATCTCGTGGTGCTCAACAAGCAGGCGGGTCTTACCGTGCACCCCTGCCCCAGCTGCCCCTCCGGCACGCTGGTACACCGCATGCTCCACCATTTTCCGGAACTCGCCTCCATGGAAGGGTTCCGTCCCGGAATCGTGCACCGGCTGGACAAGGACACGTCCGGCATCATCGTCGTCGCCCTGACGGAAGCGGTCAGACTAGCCCTTTCACAGGCCTTTGCCCAGCGGAGCATGCACAAGGAATATCTCGCCCTGACCGTCGGCGTTCCCGAACGCGAAAGCGGCACAGTGGATACGCCCATAGGTCGCCATCCTACCATCAAAGTGAAGATGGCCCCGGTGAAGCTGGAACAGGGCGGACGCAAGGCACACTCGGACTACCACGTGCTGCATGCCGACAACGCAGGCAACTACGCCCTTGTTGCTGTACGCATCCATACCGGCAGAACCCATCAGATCCGTGTGCACATGAGCCATATCGGACATCCGCTGTGGGGAGACTCCACCTATGGCGGCGGCGTGCCTGATGATTCGCCTCTCGCCGTGCTGGCCGCCCGGCAGATGCTGCATGCGTGGAAACTGGAATTCACCCATCCCGTCTCCGGCGAAGCCATGCGCTTTGTCTGCCCCCCGCCGGACGACTTCATGCAGCTTGCCACCGCCCTTTCCTCCCACACTCAGCGGGTTGTACTCACGGGCATGCCCGGCTGCGGCAAATCAGCCCTGCTGCGCCTGCTGGAAGAACGGGGGCTCCCCGTCTGGACGGCAGACGGCATCGTGCATACCCTTTATGCCAAGGACGGAGACGGCTGGCATTTCCTGCGCGGACGCTACGGAGATCGTTTTGCTCCTGCAGACGGCCCCGTGGACAGACGGGCTCTCTTCGAGGCCATGTGCGAATCAGCTTCCATCCGCAAGGAAGTGGAAGGATGCGTCCACCCCATTGTGCGCCACGATCTTCTCGATTTCTGGAAACGGCACGCAGACGCACCCGCTGCCGCGGCAGAGATCCCGCTGTTTCTGGAAACGGGATGGCACGGGGATGCCGACCTTCTCGTCGGCGTCAACTGCCCAAGGGATATCCGCGCAGCACGCCTTGCCGAACACCGCAACTGGAGCGAGGAAACGCTGGCTGTCATGGAATCGTGGCAGTGGGCGGAGAAGGACAAGATGGGGGCCTGCGACATTGTGGTGGACAACAGCGGCACGCCGGAAGCGCTGGCCGCCAACGCGGACAAGCTGCTCGACTCCCTCGCACGGAGGCGCGATGACCGGCGCAAGGCACTGCAGGAACGCCTGACCGCACTCTTTCAGGAATAA
- the upp gene encoding uracil phosphoribosyltransferase, with amino-acid sequence MAVYVVDHPLVKHKLGRLREVDVTVSEFRALSNEICRLLTYEATKSLETEKKTIQGWAGPVTVDQIKGKKATVVPILRAGLGMLDGLLDMIPGAKVSVVGMFRNEETLEPVEYYVKLAKNIDERTAIIIDPMLATGGTLVATIDLLKKAGCKHILGLFLVAAPEGIERVTKAHPDVDIYTASVDERLNENGYILPGLGDAGDKIFGTK; translated from the coding sequence GTGGCTGTTTACGTGGTTGACCATCCATTGGTCAAACATAAACTCGGGCGTCTGCGCGAAGTCGACGTCACCGTGTCTGAGTTCCGCGCCCTTTCCAATGAAATCTGCCGTCTTCTCACCTATGAGGCAACCAAAAGCCTTGAGACTGAGAAGAAGACCATACAGGGTTGGGCAGGACCTGTCACTGTTGACCAGATCAAGGGTAAGAAGGCAACCGTTGTACCGATCCTGCGTGCAGGTCTTGGTATGCTGGATGGCCTGCTGGACATGATCCCCGGCGCCAAGGTGAGCGTGGTGGGCATGTTCCGTAACGAGGAAACCCTTGAACCCGTAGAATATTATGTAAAGCTCGCCAAGAATATTGACGAGCGCACCGCCATCATCATTGATCCCATGCTCGCCACCGGCGGCACGCTGGTCGCCACCATCGACCTGCTGAAGAAGGCTGGCTGCAAGCATATTCTCGGTCTGTTCCTTGTGGCTGCGCCCGAAGGTATCGAGCGAGTCACCAAGGCGCACCCCGACGTGGATATCTATACCGCATCTGTCGACGAGCGACTGAATGAAAATGGGTATATTCTTCCCGGCCTGGGCGATGCAGGCGACAAGATTTTCGGGACCAAGTAG
- a CDS encoding uracil-xanthine permease family protein, whose amino-acid sequence MVSISNTEYSFRLKDSLVGAQMLFVAFGALVLVPLLTGLNPNVALFTAGAGTLLFQLVTKRSVPVFLASSFAFIAPIIHGVQTWGIPGTMCGLAAAGLLYALLALLIKLQGPQILERVLPTIVTGPVIMVIGLILAPVAVFMALGKTGDGAIQLIPQGPALFISMISLGTTIFASLMGRGMIKLVPILLGIVVGYVTCILFGYVDFTPVLNAPWLAVPAFTFPEWNLEAIFFIVPVAIAPAIEHVGDVLAIGSVTNKNYLDKPGVHRTLLGDGLATSLASMLGGPPNTTYSEVTGAVALTKAFNPGIMTWAAITAIALAFVGKLGALLQTIPVPVMGGIMILLFGAIVVVGMNSLVRAGKDLMDPRNMAIVAIILVFGIGGMAFNAGEFTIKGIGLAGIVGVVLNLVLPKTKAHK is encoded by the coding sequence ATGGTGTCCATTTCCAACACCGAGTATTCCTTCAGACTGAAAGACAGTCTTGTAGGCGCACAGATGTTGTTTGTCGCGTTCGGCGCACTGGTACTCGTACCGCTGCTGACCGGGCTCAACCCCAACGTGGCTCTGTTTACCGCAGGCGCCGGTACGCTGCTGTTCCAGCTTGTGACCAAGCGTAGCGTTCCCGTATTTCTGGCTTCCTCGTTCGCGTTTATCGCACCCATCATTCACGGTGTGCAGACCTGGGGCATTCCCGGCACCATGTGCGGTCTTGCCGCAGCCGGTCTGCTTTATGCCCTGCTTGCCCTGCTCATCAAGTTGCAGGGACCCCAGATTCTGGAGCGCGTTCTGCCCACCATCGTGACCGGTCCGGTCATCATGGTCATCGGTCTCATCCTTGCCCCCGTGGCTGTTTTCATGGCTCTGGGCAAGACCGGCGATGGCGCTATCCAGCTGATTCCGCAGGGCCCCGCCCTGTTCATTTCCATGATTTCTCTGGGCACCACCATTTTCGCTTCCCTGATGGGACGCGGCATGATCAAGCTTGTGCCCATTCTGCTGGGTATCGTGGTTGGCTACGTAACGTGCATCCTCTTCGGTTATGTTGATTTCACGCCTGTTCTGAACGCTCCCTGGCTTGCGGTTCCTGCGTTCACCTTCCCCGAGTGGAACCTTGAAGCCATCTTCTTCATCGTCCCCGTTGCAATTGCACCCGCCATTGAGCACGTGGGTGACGTACTCGCCATCGGTTCCGTCACCAACAAGAACTATCTGGACAAGCCCGGCGTGCACCGCACCCTGTTGGGCGACGGTCTGGCCACCTCTCTTGCCTCCATGCTTGGCGGCCCTCCCAACACCACTTATTCCGAAGTAACCGGTGCTGTTGCGCTGACCAAGGCCTTCAACCCCGGCATCATGACCTGGGCTGCCATCACCGCCATAGCCCTTGCCTTTGTGGGCAAGCTGGGCGCGCTGCTGCAGACCATTCCCGTCCCAGTTATGGGCGGCATCATGATCCTGCTCTTCGGTGCCATCGTGGTTGTGGGCATGAACTCTCTGGTTCGCGCCGGCAAGGACCTGATGGATCCCCGCAACATGGCCATTGTTGCCATTATTCTGGTGTTCGGTATCGGCGGCATGGCCTTCAATGCCGGTGAGTTCACCATCAAGGGTATCGGCCTTGCCGGTATCGTGGGTGTGGTGCTGAACCTCGTCCTTCCCAAAACCAAGGCGCATAAGTAG